The Bryobacteraceae bacterium genome includes a window with the following:
- a CDS encoding sulfatase, whose translation MIPLVSRRRLLSLGGQSLGGLALARLLDAETKPQLPHFAPKAKRAIYLHMVGAPPQQETFDYKPKMEALFDQDLPESIRQGQRLTTMTSGQSRFPIAPSIFKFARHGKCGAEVSELLPYTARMVDDICIIRSMHTEAINHEPAITFIQTGFMIAGKPCIGSWLAYGLGSMNRDLPTFVVLTASHTHPRANVQAISARLWSSGFLSGEYSGVALRSTGDPVLFINNPEGVPPAIRRKMLDGVKALNEMEAERWSDPETRVRLEQYEMAFRMQTSVPELTDLSKEPPSVKEMYGPEVDKPGTFAYCALMARRLVERGVRFVQIYHRGWDVHGNLPEVLPAQCKDVDQPTWALVQDLKQRGLLEDTVVIWGGEFGRTIYCQGKLTPTDYGRDHHPRCFSLWMAGGGVKGGVVYGETDDFSYNIVRDPVHVRDFQATLLHLFGIDHERFTYRYQGLDQRLTGVEKAHVVKGILA comes from the coding sequence ATGATTCCTCTGGTATCGCGCCGGAGGCTGCTTTCGCTGGGCGGACAGAGCCTGGGGGGGCTGGCGCTGGCACGGCTGCTGGACGCCGAGACGAAGCCGCAGCTGCCGCATTTCGCGCCGAAGGCGAAGCGGGCCATCTATCTGCACATGGTGGGCGCGCCTCCGCAACAGGAGACGTTCGACTACAAGCCGAAAATGGAAGCGCTGTTCGACCAGGATCTGCCCGAGTCGATCCGGCAGGGACAGCGTCTGACGACCATGACGTCGGGGCAGAGCCGGTTTCCGATCGCGCCGTCCATCTTCAAGTTTGCGCGCCACGGAAAGTGCGGGGCGGAGGTGAGCGAACTGCTGCCGTACACGGCGCGGATGGTGGACGACATCTGCATCATCCGGTCGATGCACACGGAGGCGATCAACCACGAACCGGCGATCACGTTCATCCAGACGGGGTTCATGATCGCGGGCAAGCCGTGCATCGGGTCGTGGCTGGCTTACGGGCTGGGTTCGATGAACCGGGATCTGCCGACGTTCGTCGTGCTGACTGCTTCGCACACGCATCCGCGGGCGAATGTGCAGGCGATCTCGGCGCGGCTGTGGTCGAGCGGGTTTCTCTCGGGAGAATATTCCGGCGTGGCGCTGCGTTCGACGGGCGATCCCGTGCTCTTCATCAACAACCCGGAGGGCGTGCCGCCGGCGATCCGGCGCAAGATGCTGGACGGCGTGAAGGCGCTGAATGAGATGGAGGCGGAGCGGTGGAGCGATCCAGAGACCCGCGTTCGCCTGGAGCAGTACGAGATGGCGTTCCGGATGCAGACGTCAGTGCCGGAGCTGACGGACCTGAGCAAAGAGCCGCCTTCAGTGAAGGAAATGTACGGACCGGAGGTGGACAAGCCGGGGACGTTCGCTTACTGCGCGCTGATGGCGCGGCGGCTGGTGGAGCGGGGCGTGCGGTTCGTGCAGATCTACCACAGGGGCTGGGACGTGCACGGGAATCTGCCGGAGGTGCTGCCGGCGCAGTGCAAGGACGTGGATCAGCCGACGTGGGCGCTGGTGCAGGACCTGAAGCAGCGTGGGCTGCTGGAAGACACGGTGGTCATCTGGGGCGGCGAGTTCGGGCGGACGATTTATTGCCAGGGCAAGCTGACGCCGACCGATTACGGGCGGGATCATCACCCGCGGTGTTTTTCGCTCTGGATGGCGGGCGGGGGCGTGAAGGGCGGCGTGGTGTACGGGGAGACGGACGACTTCAGCTACAACATCGTGCGCGATCCAGTGCACGTGCGCGACTTTCAGGCGACGCTGCTGCACCTGTTCGGGATCGATCACGAGCGGTTCACATACCGGTATCAGGGGCTGGACCAACGGCTCACGGGCGTGGAAAAGGCGCACGTGGTGAAGGGAATTCTGGCGTAA
- a CDS encoding DDE transposase, whose amino-acid sequence MRGEDRQQQEMFLYASLEDLVPADHPLRPIRAMVDEALQRLDDTFDEIYGEVGRPSIAPERLLRAQLLMLLYTIRSERMLVEQLRYNLLFRWFVGLGMSEEVWHATVFTKNRDRLLEGDVARQFFGEIVRQAKQQGLMSSEHFSVDGTMVEAWASQKSFRPKQEKSDEDEPKQGGRNREVDFRGQQRSNETHESVTDPEARLWRKSQTAEAKLSYLGHVLGENRHGLIVNVRVTKAYGRAEREAAVEMAREIPGGTKRVTLAGDKGYDTREFVEQMKDLNVTPHVAQNVSGRRSAVDGRTTRHEGYWMSQRRRKLVEEFFGWAKVVAGLRKVKLRGREKVGWLFTLAAAAYNLVRMRNLMAAATA is encoded by the coding sequence ATGAGAGGAGAAGACCGTCAGCAGCAAGAGATGTTCCTGTACGCGAGCCTGGAGGATCTGGTGCCGGCCGATCACCCGCTGCGGCCGATCCGGGCGATGGTGGACGAGGCGCTGCAGAGGCTGGACGACACCTTCGATGAGATTTACGGAGAAGTGGGGCGGCCGTCGATCGCGCCGGAGCGGCTGCTGCGGGCGCAGTTGCTGATGCTGCTGTACACAATCCGGAGCGAGAGGATGCTGGTCGAGCAGCTGCGCTACAACCTGCTGTTCCGGTGGTTCGTGGGTCTGGGGATGAGCGAGGAGGTCTGGCACGCGACGGTGTTCACGAAGAACCGGGACCGGCTGCTGGAAGGGGACGTAGCGCGGCAGTTCTTTGGCGAGATCGTGCGGCAGGCGAAGCAGCAGGGGCTGATGTCGAGCGAGCATTTTTCGGTGGACGGGACGATGGTGGAGGCGTGGGCGAGCCAGAAGAGCTTCCGGCCGAAACAGGAGAAGTCGGATGAGGACGAACCGAAACAGGGTGGGCGGAATCGGGAAGTGGACTTCCGGGGGCAGCAGCGGTCGAATGAGACGCACGAGTCGGTGACGGATCCGGAGGCGCGGCTGTGGCGGAAGAGTCAGACGGCGGAGGCGAAGCTGAGCTATCTGGGACACGTGCTGGGAGAGAACCGGCACGGGCTGATCGTGAACGTGCGGGTGACGAAAGCCTACGGGCGGGCGGAGCGGGAAGCGGCGGTGGAGATGGCGCGGGAGATTCCGGGAGGGACGAAGCGGGTGACGCTGGCCGGAGACAAGGGGTACGACACGCGGGAGTTTGTGGAGCAGATGAAGGATCTGAACGTGACGCCGCATGTGGCGCAGAACGTGAGCGGACGGCGCAGCGCGGTGGATGGGAGGACGACGCGGCATGAAGGCTACTGGATGAGCCAGAGGAGGCGGAAGCTGGTGGAGGAGTTCTTCGGATGGGCGAAGGTGGTGGCGGGGCTGAGGAAGGTGAAGCTGAGGGGGCGGGAGAAGGTGGGATGGCTGTTCACGCTGGCGGCAGCCGCATACAATCTGGTGAGGATGAGGAACCTGATGGCGGCGGCGACTGCCTGA